A window of Mangifera indica cultivar Alphonso chromosome 11, CATAS_Mindica_2.1, whole genome shotgun sequence contains these coding sequences:
- the LOC123230032 gene encoding LOW QUALITY PROTEIN: NAC domain-containing protein 30-like (The sequence of the model RefSeq protein was modified relative to this genomic sequence to represent the inferred CDS: deleted 2 bases in 1 codon): protein MDQLESCVPPGFRFHPTEEELVGYYLNRKINSLKIDLDVIIDIDLYKMEPWDIQARCNLGYDEQKEWYFFSHKDRKYPTGTRTNRATAAGFWKATGRDKAVLSKNKLIGMRKTLVFYNGRAPNGRKTDWIMHEYRLQTSENEPPQEEGWVVCRAFKKPSPNQRQGYEGWNQAYYLRPPSSSSSSNSHNLMLNLHPNQPTTNVHQQPFASSDLDQCLPINNPTFLDNQLIELPQLDSPTLSTSFATKDQGHLQHNNNFLTNEDFGEVEKSNNNGEYTNIDWKIFDTLLASQLVPFPTLPSLTQNNNFKLEAQSSVSHILGCLHEL from the exons TTGAAAATTGATCTAGATGTTATCATTGACATTGACCTCTACAAAATGGAGCCATGGGACATTCAAG CGAGATGTAATCTAGGTTATGATGAACAGAAGGAGTGGTACTTCTTCAGTCACAAAGACAGGAAGTACCCGACGGGCACTCGAACGAATAGAGCCACTGCTGCTGGATTTTGGAAGGCGACAGGAAGAGACAAGGCAGTGCTTTCCAAGAACAAATTGATTGGAATGAGGAAGACGCTTGTGTTCTACAATGGACGTGCACCAAATGGAAGGAAAACCGATTGGATCATGCATGAATATCGACTTCAAACTTCTGAAAATGAACCTCCTCAG GAAGAAGGATGGGTGGTGTGTAGGGCATTCAAAAAGCCAAGCCCTAATCAAAGGCAAGGCTATGAAGGTTGGAACCAAGCTTACTATCTCAGAcctccatcatcatcatcatcatcaaattctCATAATCTTATGCTTAATCTCCATCCCAATCAACCCACAACAAATGTTCATCAACAACCCTTTGCTTCTTCTGACCTAGATCAATGTCTTCCCATTAATAATCCAACTTTTTTGGATAATCAACTCATTGAACTTCCTCAACTCGACAGCCCTACTCTTTCAACTAGTTTCGCAACAAAAGATCAAGGCCACCTGCAACATAACAACAACTTTTTAACCAATGAAGATTTTGGTGAAGTAGAAAAGAGCAACAACAATGGAGAATACACTAACATTGACTGGAAAATTTTCGATACTTTACTTGCTTCACAATTGGTTCCCTTCCCAACA TTGCCATCTTTGACTCAGAATAACAATTTTAAGCTCGAAGCTCAATCGAGTGTTAGCCATATTCTAGGATGTCTGCATGAGTTGTAA
- the LOC123229791 gene encoding uncharacterized membrane protein At4g09580-like, translating into MAAARNVNVIVIGDGSRTLRDEESGNGKAKEGEESPTAKRVKSDRFPLTRWEFAAFVGVFLLFVSGLFCVYLTIPPAEYDKLKRPRTISDLRLLKNNLATYAEDYPAQFILGYCSTYIFMQTFMIPGTIFMSLLAGALFGVVRGLMLVVLNSTVGASSCFFLSKLIGRPLVLWLWPEKLRFFQAEIAKRREKLLNYMLFLRITPTLPNLFINLASPIVDIPFHIFFCATLIGLIPASYITVRAGNALGNLKSVKDLYDFKTLSVLFLIGSVIIFPTLLKRKRIYE; encoded by the exons ATGGCCGCGGCGAGGAACGTAAACGTGATCGTGATCGGCGATGGCTCGAGGACACTGAGAGACGAGGAAAGCGGAAATGGCAAAGCTAAAGAAGGAGAAGAATCGCCGACGGCAAAGCGCGTCAAATCGGACAGATTTCCACTTACACGGTGGGAATTCGCGGCGTTTGTTGgtgtatttttgttgtttgtgaGCGGTCTCTTCTGTGTTTACCTCACAATACCTCCTGCTGAATATGACAAGCTCAAGCGCCCTCGCACCATTTCTGATCTTCGCTTGCTGAA GAATAATCTTGCAACATATGCAGAAGACTACCCAGCACAGTTCATTTTAGGATATTGCTCAACGTACATCTTTATGCAGACATTTATGATTCCAGGAACAATTTTTATGTCATTGTTGGCTGGAGCTCTTTTTGGTGTTGTTAGAGGTCTTATGTTAGTTGTATTAAACTCTACTGTTGGagcttcttcttgttttttcctttctaagTTAATAGGCAGGCCTTTGGTTCTTTGGTTGTGGCCTGAAAAGTTAAGATTTTTCCAGGCAGAG ATAGCAAAACGTAGAGAAAAGCTACTCAATTACATGCTATTTTTGAGGATTACTCCAACATTGCCGAACCTTTTTATCAATTTGGCGTCTCCTATTGTTGACATACCGtttcacattttcttttgtGCAACTTTGATTGGTCTTATCCCAGCCTCCTACATCACTGTCAGA GCTGGTAATGCGCTAGGAAATCTCAAGTCAGTCAAGGatctatatgattttaaaacacTTTCTGTACTTTTCCTTATAGGCTCTGTTATCATATTTCCAACTCTGCTGAAAAGGAAGCGAATCTATGAATGA
- the LOC123229792 gene encoding 50S ribosomal protein L21, chloroplastic isoform X2, with protein sequence MAASSSSTTLALCSSFSSHCKISKVSPSSPLLSFSKPKLPSSLIFSTSRPPAFFFTPKYSASEASAVLDSEPESPPEPAPAVELLASEEEKPKREEIFAVVMIGSRQYIVFPGRYIYTQRLKGANVNDKIVLNKVLLVGTRTTTYIGKPVVTNAAVHAVVEEQGLNPKVIVFKYKKKKNYRRNIGHRQPNTRIRITGITGYEDFPAVTLDSLQS encoded by the exons ATGGCAGCTTCTTCATCCTCAACAACTCTTGCTCTATGTTCTTCCTTCTCTTCTCACTGCAAAATCTCTAAAGTTTCTCCCTCTtctcctcttctttctttctctaaaCCAAAACTCCCCTCTTCTCTTATTTTCTCAACTTCACGACCTCCGGCATTCTTTTTCACTCCCAAATACTCTGCCTCTGAAGCAAGCGCCGTTTTGGACTCCGAACCCGAGTCGCCTCCTGAACCCGCCCCCGCTGTGGAACTCCTCGCCTCCGAGGAAGAGAAGCCCAAGCGTGAAGAAATCTTCGCTGTTGTCATG ATTGGATCGCGCCAATATATTGTTTTCCCTGGTCGATATATCTATACACAGAGGCTAAAAGGTGCAAATGTCAATGATAAG ATTGTTTTGAACAAGGTACTGCTTGTGGGAACCAGAACAACTACCTATATTGGAAAACCAGTTGTGACTAATGCTGCTGTGCATGCAGTAGTGGAAGAGCAG GGATTAAATCCTAAAGTAATTGTCTTCAagtataagaagaagaaaaactacCGGAGAAATATTGGTCATCGACAG CCGAATACACGGATAAGGATTACTGGTATCACAGGCTATGAAGACTTCCCAGCAGTTACACTTGATTCACTTCAGTCATGA
- the LOC123229792 gene encoding 50S ribosomal protein L21, chloroplastic isoform X3, producing MAASSSSTTLALCSSFSSHCKISKVSPSSPLLSFSKPKLPSSLIFSTSRPPAFFFTPKYSASEASAVLDSEPESPPEPAPAVELLASEEEKPKREEIFAVVMIGSRQYIVFPGRYIYTQRLKGANVNDKIVLNKVLLVGTRTTTYIGKPVVTNAAVHAVVEEQGLNPKVIVFKYKKKKNYRRNIGHRQFLSGSRVKRPLPGLPLVR from the exons ATGGCAGCTTCTTCATCCTCAACAACTCTTGCTCTATGTTCTTCCTTCTCTTCTCACTGCAAAATCTCTAAAGTTTCTCCCTCTtctcctcttctttctttctctaaaCCAAAACTCCCCTCTTCTCTTATTTTCTCAACTTCACGACCTCCGGCATTCTTTTTCACTCCCAAATACTCTGCCTCTGAAGCAAGCGCCGTTTTGGACTCCGAACCCGAGTCGCCTCCTGAACCCGCCCCCGCTGTGGAACTCCTCGCCTCCGAGGAAGAGAAGCCCAAGCGTGAAGAAATCTTCGCTGTTGTCATG ATTGGATCGCGCCAATATATTGTTTTCCCTGGTCGATATATCTATACACAGAGGCTAAAAGGTGCAAATGTCAATGATAAG ATTGTTTTGAACAAGGTACTGCTTGTGGGAACCAGAACAACTACCTATATTGGAAAACCAGTTGTGACTAATGCTGCTGTGCATGCAGTAGTGGAAGAGCAG GGATTAAATCCTAAAGTAATTGTCTTCAagtataagaagaagaaaaactacCGGAGAAATATTGGTCATCGACAG TTCTTGTCCGGCTCACGGGTCAAACGGCCGTTGCCAGGACTTCCTCTGGTTAGGTAA
- the LOC123229792 gene encoding 50S ribosomal protein L21, chloroplastic isoform X1 — MAASSSSTTLALCSSFSSHCKISKVSPSSPLLSFSKPKLPSSLIFSTSRPPAFFFTPKYSASEASAVLDSEPESPPEPAPAVELLASEEEKPKREEIFAVVMIGSRQYIVFPGRYIYTQRLKGANVNDKIVLNKVLLVGTRTTTYIGKPVVTNAAVHAVVEEQGLNPKVIVFKYKKKKNYRRNIGHRQVLYASFYHSLVNYQRHYGLCMNESIFCMNESGLNFLLQ; from the exons ATGGCAGCTTCTTCATCCTCAACAACTCTTGCTCTATGTTCTTCCTTCTCTTCTCACTGCAAAATCTCTAAAGTTTCTCCCTCTtctcctcttctttctttctctaaaCCAAAACTCCCCTCTTCTCTTATTTTCTCAACTTCACGACCTCCGGCATTCTTTTTCACTCCCAAATACTCTGCCTCTGAAGCAAGCGCCGTTTTGGACTCCGAACCCGAGTCGCCTCCTGAACCCGCCCCCGCTGTGGAACTCCTCGCCTCCGAGGAAGAGAAGCCCAAGCGTGAAGAAATCTTCGCTGTTGTCATG ATTGGATCGCGCCAATATATTGTTTTCCCTGGTCGATATATCTATACACAGAGGCTAAAAGGTGCAAATGTCAATGATAAG ATTGTTTTGAACAAGGTACTGCTTGTGGGAACCAGAACAACTACCTATATTGGAAAACCAGTTGTGACTAATGCTGCTGTGCATGCAGTAGTGGAAGAGCAG GGATTAAATCCTAAAGTAATTGTCTTCAagtataagaagaagaaaaactacCGGAGAAATATTGGTCATCGACAGGTATTATACGCTTCATTTTATCATTCATTGGTAAATTACCAAAGACACTATGGTTTATGCATGAATGAAAGTATTTTTTGCATGAATGAAAGCGGACTGAATTTTTTACTTCAATAA
- the LOC123229725 gene encoding uncharacterized protein At2g29880-like yields the protein MSIDPIESELGDMVNNQEEDNDEVEIMDLLATQPNNEERSMTLYDPKKRIREREKGKGVKLKRQWTKQEDATLIECLIILKESLHWKADNGTFRVGYLVQLENMIEERLPSSGLEATPYIESRVKLLKRQYNAINEMIENGSGFGWNDEEKCVTASKDVFDDWVRSHPNAKGLRHKPFPHYDSLVIMFGKDRATSVGAETTTNAMKELDTENLDNNDDTIEVDVELDSDYNDQDKEDATRSKKQTVNEGINQKTTNSKKRKRNYESFSRLVKEIVSKFVME from the exons ATGTCTATTGACCCTATTGAAAGTGAGCTTGGTGACATGGTCAATAACCAAGAGGAAGACAATGATGAAGTTGAA ATAATGGATTTGTTAGCAACACAACCTAACAATGAGGAAAGAAGTATGACCTTGTATGATCCAAAGAAAAGGATAAGAGAGAGGGAAAAAGGTAAAGGTGTTAAGCTTAAAAGGCAGTGGACTAAGCAGGAGGATGCAACATTAATTGAATGTCTCATCATTTTGAAGGAGAGCCTACATTGGAAGGCAGACAATGGGACTTTCAGAGTTGGGTATCTAGTACAACTGGAGAATATGATAGAGGAAAGACTTCCATCTAGTGGATTGGAAGCTACACCTTACATTGAATCTAgagttaaattattgaaaagacaatACAATGCCATAAATGAGATGATTGAGAATGGAAGTGGCTTTGGATGGAATGATGAAGAGAAATGTGTTACCGCTTCAAAAGATGTGTTTGATGATTGGGTTAGG aGTCATCCTAATGCAAAGGGTTTAAGGCACAAACCTTTCCCACACTATGACTCATTAGTCATAATGTTTGGAAAAGATAGGGCCACTAGTGTAGGGGCTGAAACAACAACTAATGCTATGAAGGAACTTGATACTGAGAATTTGGATAACAATGACGATACAATAGAAGTTGATGTTGAGCTTGATAGTGACTATAATGATCAAGACAAAGAAGATGCAACTAGATCAAAAAAGCAAACAGTGAATGAAGGAATAAATCAGAAAACTACAAATAGcaagaagaggaaaagaaattatgaaaGTTTCTCAAGATTGGTTAAAGAAATTG TTAGTAAGTTTGTTATGGAGTGa